One segment of Chionomys nivalis chromosome 1, mChiNiv1.1, whole genome shotgun sequence DNA contains the following:
- the Zyx gene encoding zyxin isoform X1 — translation MQPGLAMAAPRPPPAISVSVSAPAFYAPQKKFAPVVAPKPKVNPFRPGDSEPPVAAGAQRAQMGRVGEIPPPPPEDFPLPPPPPIGESDDSEGALGGAFPPPPPPMIEEPFFSAPLEEDIFPSPPPPLVEEGGPEAPTQLPSQPREKVSSIDLEIDSLSSLLDDMAKNDPFKARVSSGYVPPPVATPFVPKPSTKPTPGGTAPLPPWKTPSSSQPPPQPQAKPQVQFHVQTQAKPQVQPQPVSSTNAQPRGPLSQAPTPAPKFAPVASKFTPVASKFSPGAPSAPGPQLNQKSVPLQAPSSVGTGSPQPPNFTYAQQKEKPLVQEKQHPVPPPAQNQNQVRSPGGPGPLTLKEVEELEQLTQQLMQDMEHPQRQSVAANESCGRCSQPLPRAQPAVRALGQLFHITCFTCHQCQQQLQGGQFYSLEGAPYCEGCYTETLEKCNTCGQPITDRMLRATGKAYHPQCFTCVVCACPLEGTSFIVGENNQPHCVPDYHKQYAPRCSVCSEPIMPEPGRDETVRVVALDKNFHMKCYKCEDCGKPLSIEADDNGCFPLDGHVLCRKCHTARAQT, via the exons ATG CAGCCCGGCCTGGCCATGGCGGCCCCCCGCCCGCCTCCCGCGATCTCCGTCTCCGTCTCGGCCCCGGCGTTTTACGCCCCGCAGAAGAAGTTCGCCCCGGTTGTGGCACCGAAGCCCAAAGTGAATCCTTTCCGGCCTGGGGACAGCGAGCCTCCTGTGGCAGCCGGGGCCCAGCGAGCACAGATGGGCCGGGTGGGCGAGATCCCCCCGCCGCCCCCGGAAG ACTTTCctttgccccctcctccccctaTTGGGGAGAGCGACGACTCGGAGGGTGCCCTGGGAGGTGCATTCCCACCTCCGCCTCCCCCGATGATCGAGGAACCATTCTTCTCTGCTCCTCTGGAGGAGGACATCTTCCCCTCCCCGCCACCTCCActggtggaggagggagggcctgAGGCCCCCACCCAGCTCCCATCGCAG CCCAGGGAGAAAGTGAGCAGTATTGACCTGGAGATCGACTCTCTGTCCTCACTGCTGGATGACATGGCCAAGAACGACCCCTTCAAAGCCCGG GTGTCATCTGGATATGTACCCCCACCAGTTGCCACCCCATTCGTTCCCAAGCCTAGTACCAAGCCTACTCCTGGGGGCACAGCACCCTTACCTCCTTGGAAGACCCCTTCTAGCTCCCAGCCGCCACCCCAGCCGCAGGCCAAGCCTCAGGTCCAGTTTCACGTCCAGACTCAGGCCAAGCCCCAGGTCCAGCCCCAGCCTGTATCCTCCACTAATGCACAACCCCGAGGTCCCCTTTCTCAGGCTCCAACTCCAGCACCTAAGTTTGCTCCAGTGGCTTCCAAATTTACACCCGTGGCATCCAAGTTCAGCCCTGGTGCCCCAAGTGCACCTGGGCCACAACTCAATCAAAAGTCAGTGCCCCTGCAAGCTCCCTCTTCTGTGGGCACAggatctccccagcccccaaacttCACCTACGCTCAGCAGAAAGAGAAGCCCTTAGTTCAAGAGAAGCAGCACCCAGTGCCTCCACCagctcaaaaccaaaaccag GTGCGCTCTCCTGGCGGCCCAGGACCCTTGACCCTCAAGGAGGTGGAGGAGTTGGAGCAGCTGACCCAGCAGCTGATGCAGGACATGGAGCACCCTCAGAGGCAGAGTGTGGCAGCGAACG AGTCCTGTGGCCGATGCAGTCAGCCACTGCCCCGCGCACAGCCTGCAGTTCGCGCCCTGGGACAGCTCTTCCACATCACCTGCTTCACTTGCCATCAgtgccagcagcagctgcagggagGGCAGTTCTACAGTCTGGAAGGGGCGCCCTATTGTGAGGGCTGCTATACC GAGACCCTGGAGAAGTGCAACACCTGTGGGCAGCCTATCACTGACCGCATGCTGAGGGCCACTGGCAAAGCCTACCACCCACAGTGCTTCACCTGTGTGGTTTGTGCCTGTCCCCTGGAGGGCACCTCCTTCATTGTGGGCGAGAACAACCAGCCCCACTGTGTCCCTGACTATCATAA GCAGTACGCCCCAAGGTGCTCTGTCTGCTCTGAGCCCATCATGCCTGAGCCTGGCCGCGATGAGACCGTGCGAGTAGTCGCTCTGGACAAGAACTTTCACATGAAGTGTTACAAGTGTGAG
- the Zyx gene encoding zyxin isoform X3, whose protein sequence is MAAPRPPPAISVSVSAPAFYAPQKKFAPVVAPKPKVNPFRPGDSEPPVAAGAQRAQMGRVGEIPPPPPEDFPLPPPPPIGESDDSEGALGGAFPPPPPPMIEEPFFSAPLEEDIFPSPPPPLVEEGGPEAPTQLPSQPREKVSSIDLEIDSLSSLLDDMAKNDPFKARVSSGYVPPPVATPFVPKPSTKPTPGGTAPLPPWKTPSSSQPPPQPQAKPQVQFHVQTQAKPQVQPQPVSSTNAQPRGPLSQAPTPAPKFAPVASKFTPVASKFSPGAPSAPGPQLNQKSVPLQAPSSVGTGSPQPPNFTYAQQKEKPLVQEKQHPVPPPAQNQNQVRSPGGPGPLTLKEVEELEQLTQQLMQDMEHPQRQSVAANESCGRCSQPLPRAQPAVRALGQLFHITCFTCHQCQQQLQGGQFYSLEGAPYCEGCYTETLEKCNTCGQPITDRMLRATGKAYHPQCFTCVVCACPLEGTSFIVGENNQPHCVPDYHKQYAPRCSVCSEPIMPEPGRDETVRVVALDKNFHMKCYKCEDCGKPLSIEADDNGCFPLDGHVLCRKCHTARAQT, encoded by the exons ATGGCGGCCCCCCGCCCGCCTCCCGCGATCTCCGTCTCCGTCTCGGCCCCGGCGTTTTACGCCCCGCAGAAGAAGTTCGCCCCGGTTGTGGCACCGAAGCCCAAAGTGAATCCTTTCCGGCCTGGGGACAGCGAGCCTCCTGTGGCAGCCGGGGCCCAGCGAGCACAGATGGGCCGGGTGGGCGAGATCCCCCCGCCGCCCCCGGAAG ACTTTCctttgccccctcctccccctaTTGGGGAGAGCGACGACTCGGAGGGTGCCCTGGGAGGTGCATTCCCACCTCCGCCTCCCCCGATGATCGAGGAACCATTCTTCTCTGCTCCTCTGGAGGAGGACATCTTCCCCTCCCCGCCACCTCCActggtggaggagggagggcctgAGGCCCCCACCCAGCTCCCATCGCAG CCCAGGGAGAAAGTGAGCAGTATTGACCTGGAGATCGACTCTCTGTCCTCACTGCTGGATGACATGGCCAAGAACGACCCCTTCAAAGCCCGG GTGTCATCTGGATATGTACCCCCACCAGTTGCCACCCCATTCGTTCCCAAGCCTAGTACCAAGCCTACTCCTGGGGGCACAGCACCCTTACCTCCTTGGAAGACCCCTTCTAGCTCCCAGCCGCCACCCCAGCCGCAGGCCAAGCCTCAGGTCCAGTTTCACGTCCAGACTCAGGCCAAGCCCCAGGTCCAGCCCCAGCCTGTATCCTCCACTAATGCACAACCCCGAGGTCCCCTTTCTCAGGCTCCAACTCCAGCACCTAAGTTTGCTCCAGTGGCTTCCAAATTTACACCCGTGGCATCCAAGTTCAGCCCTGGTGCCCCAAGTGCACCTGGGCCACAACTCAATCAAAAGTCAGTGCCCCTGCAAGCTCCCTCTTCTGTGGGCACAggatctccccagcccccaaacttCACCTACGCTCAGCAGAAAGAGAAGCCCTTAGTTCAAGAGAAGCAGCACCCAGTGCCTCCACCagctcaaaaccaaaaccag GTGCGCTCTCCTGGCGGCCCAGGACCCTTGACCCTCAAGGAGGTGGAGGAGTTGGAGCAGCTGACCCAGCAGCTGATGCAGGACATGGAGCACCCTCAGAGGCAGAGTGTGGCAGCGAACG AGTCCTGTGGCCGATGCAGTCAGCCACTGCCCCGCGCACAGCCTGCAGTTCGCGCCCTGGGACAGCTCTTCCACATCACCTGCTTCACTTGCCATCAgtgccagcagcagctgcagggagGGCAGTTCTACAGTCTGGAAGGGGCGCCCTATTGTGAGGGCTGCTATACC GAGACCCTGGAGAAGTGCAACACCTGTGGGCAGCCTATCACTGACCGCATGCTGAGGGCCACTGGCAAAGCCTACCACCCACAGTGCTTCACCTGTGTGGTTTGTGCCTGTCCCCTGGAGGGCACCTCCTTCATTGTGGGCGAGAACAACCAGCCCCACTGTGTCCCTGACTATCATAA GCAGTACGCCCCAAGGTGCTCTGTCTGCTCTGAGCCCATCATGCCTGAGCCTGGCCGCGATGAGACCGTGCGAGTAGTCGCTCTGGACAAGAACTTTCACATGAAGTGTTACAAGTGTGAG
- the Zyx gene encoding zyxin isoform X4 has translation MQPGLAMAAPRPPPAISVSVSAPAFYAPQKKFAPVVAPKPKVNPFRPGDSEPPVAAGAQRAQMGRVGEIPPPPPEDFPLPPPPPIGESDDSEGALGGAFPPPPPPMIEEPFFSAPLEEDIFPSPPPPLVEEGGPEAPTQLPSQVSSGYVPPPVATPFVPKPSTKPTPGGTAPLPPWKTPSSSQPPPQPQAKPQVQFHVQTQAKPQVQPQPVSSTNAQPRGPLSQAPTPAPKFAPVASKFTPVASKFSPGAPSAPGPQLNQKSVPLQAPSSVGTGSPQPPNFTYAQQKEKPLVQEKQHPVPPPAQNQNQVRSPGGPGPLTLKEVEELEQLTQQLMQDMEHPQRQSVAANESCGRCSQPLPRAQPAVRALGQLFHITCFTCHQCQQQLQGGQFYSLEGAPYCEGCYTETLEKCNTCGQPITDRMLRATGKAYHPQCFTCVVCACPLEGTSFIVGENNQPHCVPDYHKQYAPRCSVCSEPIMPEPGRDETVRVVALDKNFHMKCYKCEDCGKPLSIEADDNGCFPLDGHVLCRKCHTARAQT, from the exons ATG CAGCCCGGCCTGGCCATGGCGGCCCCCCGCCCGCCTCCCGCGATCTCCGTCTCCGTCTCGGCCCCGGCGTTTTACGCCCCGCAGAAGAAGTTCGCCCCGGTTGTGGCACCGAAGCCCAAAGTGAATCCTTTCCGGCCTGGGGACAGCGAGCCTCCTGTGGCAGCCGGGGCCCAGCGAGCACAGATGGGCCGGGTGGGCGAGATCCCCCCGCCGCCCCCGGAAG ACTTTCctttgccccctcctccccctaTTGGGGAGAGCGACGACTCGGAGGGTGCCCTGGGAGGTGCATTCCCACCTCCGCCTCCCCCGATGATCGAGGAACCATTCTTCTCTGCTCCTCTGGAGGAGGACATCTTCCCCTCCCCGCCACCTCCActggtggaggagggagggcctgAGGCCCCCACCCAGCTCCCATCGCAG GTGTCATCTGGATATGTACCCCCACCAGTTGCCACCCCATTCGTTCCCAAGCCTAGTACCAAGCCTACTCCTGGGGGCACAGCACCCTTACCTCCTTGGAAGACCCCTTCTAGCTCCCAGCCGCCACCCCAGCCGCAGGCCAAGCCTCAGGTCCAGTTTCACGTCCAGACTCAGGCCAAGCCCCAGGTCCAGCCCCAGCCTGTATCCTCCACTAATGCACAACCCCGAGGTCCCCTTTCTCAGGCTCCAACTCCAGCACCTAAGTTTGCTCCAGTGGCTTCCAAATTTACACCCGTGGCATCCAAGTTCAGCCCTGGTGCCCCAAGTGCACCTGGGCCACAACTCAATCAAAAGTCAGTGCCCCTGCAAGCTCCCTCTTCTGTGGGCACAggatctccccagcccccaaacttCACCTACGCTCAGCAGAAAGAGAAGCCCTTAGTTCAAGAGAAGCAGCACCCAGTGCCTCCACCagctcaaaaccaaaaccag GTGCGCTCTCCTGGCGGCCCAGGACCCTTGACCCTCAAGGAGGTGGAGGAGTTGGAGCAGCTGACCCAGCAGCTGATGCAGGACATGGAGCACCCTCAGAGGCAGAGTGTGGCAGCGAACG AGTCCTGTGGCCGATGCAGTCAGCCACTGCCCCGCGCACAGCCTGCAGTTCGCGCCCTGGGACAGCTCTTCCACATCACCTGCTTCACTTGCCATCAgtgccagcagcagctgcagggagGGCAGTTCTACAGTCTGGAAGGGGCGCCCTATTGTGAGGGCTGCTATACC GAGACCCTGGAGAAGTGCAACACCTGTGGGCAGCCTATCACTGACCGCATGCTGAGGGCCACTGGCAAAGCCTACCACCCACAGTGCTTCACCTGTGTGGTTTGTGCCTGTCCCCTGGAGGGCACCTCCTTCATTGTGGGCGAGAACAACCAGCCCCACTGTGTCCCTGACTATCATAA GCAGTACGCCCCAAGGTGCTCTGTCTGCTCTGAGCCCATCATGCCTGAGCCTGGCCGCGATGAGACCGTGCGAGTAGTCGCTCTGGACAAGAACTTTCACATGAAGTGTTACAAGTGTGAG
- the Zyx gene encoding zyxin isoform X2: MPGLAMAAPRPPPAISVSVSAPAFYAPQKKFAPVVAPKPKVNPFRPGDSEPPVAAGAQRAQMGRVGEIPPPPPEDFPLPPPPPIGESDDSEGALGGAFPPPPPPMIEEPFFSAPLEEDIFPSPPPPLVEEGGPEAPTQLPSQPREKVSSIDLEIDSLSSLLDDMAKNDPFKARVSSGYVPPPVATPFVPKPSTKPTPGGTAPLPPWKTPSSSQPPPQPQAKPQVQFHVQTQAKPQVQPQPVSSTNAQPRGPLSQAPTPAPKFAPVASKFTPVASKFSPGAPSAPGPQLNQKSVPLQAPSSVGTGSPQPPNFTYAQQKEKPLVQEKQHPVPPPAQNQNQVRSPGGPGPLTLKEVEELEQLTQQLMQDMEHPQRQSVAANESCGRCSQPLPRAQPAVRALGQLFHITCFTCHQCQQQLQGGQFYSLEGAPYCEGCYTETLEKCNTCGQPITDRMLRATGKAYHPQCFTCVVCACPLEGTSFIVGENNQPHCVPDYHKQYAPRCSVCSEPIMPEPGRDETVRVVALDKNFHMKCYKCEDCGKPLSIEADDNGCFPLDGHVLCRKCHTARAQT; the protein is encoded by the exons ATG CCCGGCCTGGCCATGGCGGCCCCCCGCCCGCCTCCCGCGATCTCCGTCTCCGTCTCGGCCCCGGCGTTTTACGCCCCGCAGAAGAAGTTCGCCCCGGTTGTGGCACCGAAGCCCAAAGTGAATCCTTTCCGGCCTGGGGACAGCGAGCCTCCTGTGGCAGCCGGGGCCCAGCGAGCACAGATGGGCCGGGTGGGCGAGATCCCCCCGCCGCCCCCGGAAG ACTTTCctttgccccctcctccccctaTTGGGGAGAGCGACGACTCGGAGGGTGCCCTGGGAGGTGCATTCCCACCTCCGCCTCCCCCGATGATCGAGGAACCATTCTTCTCTGCTCCTCTGGAGGAGGACATCTTCCCCTCCCCGCCACCTCCActggtggaggagggagggcctgAGGCCCCCACCCAGCTCCCATCGCAG CCCAGGGAGAAAGTGAGCAGTATTGACCTGGAGATCGACTCTCTGTCCTCACTGCTGGATGACATGGCCAAGAACGACCCCTTCAAAGCCCGG GTGTCATCTGGATATGTACCCCCACCAGTTGCCACCCCATTCGTTCCCAAGCCTAGTACCAAGCCTACTCCTGGGGGCACAGCACCCTTACCTCCTTGGAAGACCCCTTCTAGCTCCCAGCCGCCACCCCAGCCGCAGGCCAAGCCTCAGGTCCAGTTTCACGTCCAGACTCAGGCCAAGCCCCAGGTCCAGCCCCAGCCTGTATCCTCCACTAATGCACAACCCCGAGGTCCCCTTTCTCAGGCTCCAACTCCAGCACCTAAGTTTGCTCCAGTGGCTTCCAAATTTACACCCGTGGCATCCAAGTTCAGCCCTGGTGCCCCAAGTGCACCTGGGCCACAACTCAATCAAAAGTCAGTGCCCCTGCAAGCTCCCTCTTCTGTGGGCACAggatctccccagcccccaaacttCACCTACGCTCAGCAGAAAGAGAAGCCCTTAGTTCAAGAGAAGCAGCACCCAGTGCCTCCACCagctcaaaaccaaaaccag GTGCGCTCTCCTGGCGGCCCAGGACCCTTGACCCTCAAGGAGGTGGAGGAGTTGGAGCAGCTGACCCAGCAGCTGATGCAGGACATGGAGCACCCTCAGAGGCAGAGTGTGGCAGCGAACG AGTCCTGTGGCCGATGCAGTCAGCCACTGCCCCGCGCACAGCCTGCAGTTCGCGCCCTGGGACAGCTCTTCCACATCACCTGCTTCACTTGCCATCAgtgccagcagcagctgcagggagGGCAGTTCTACAGTCTGGAAGGGGCGCCCTATTGTGAGGGCTGCTATACC GAGACCCTGGAGAAGTGCAACACCTGTGGGCAGCCTATCACTGACCGCATGCTGAGGGCCACTGGCAAAGCCTACCACCCACAGTGCTTCACCTGTGTGGTTTGTGCCTGTCCCCTGGAGGGCACCTCCTTCATTGTGGGCGAGAACAACCAGCCCCACTGTGTCCCTGACTATCATAA GCAGTACGCCCCAAGGTGCTCTGTCTGCTCTGAGCCCATCATGCCTGAGCCTGGCCGCGATGAGACCGTGCGAGTAGTCGCTCTGGACAAGAACTTTCACATGAAGTGTTACAAGTGTGAG